Proteins encoded by one window of Verrucomicrobiota bacterium:
- a CDS encoding PAS domain S-box protein yields MRRFVHSLAFKISFAIFMMETLVFVLLGFHYVGHYSRELDTQVRTKMQIPGTLMAEQALNYDAVRDRAALERLVGENVEQAFVVRPDGRLFYASDPALEGRYASAVLGAETDWKTDAATGQTRWFRRDGKTYVSTLTPLHSGDKLIGYLYLEVNTSRSAAEKRATAVSFALSSVVCVVLTTLAGVFLVHTLTGWRIGQTVRCLRRVEAGDLGARLSSKTWADELGQLQRSINAMIAEVERRTDEIRHAETAVRESHDKLQTLFNGMEDFLFILDASARIVQVNPVVEKRLGYSARELQGMDVLDVHPPERRAESAVIITDMLAGTRQTCPVPLMAKDGTLIPVETRVSKVGWGEREILLALSRDITERLRAEEALRRSEERFRGMFAAMTEGVALHEVVSGDDGSAVDYVVLDINPAFETLAGVTRAQVLGKRGSELFSSGAPPFLDLYHQMIATQRSVFVEQYIEPLGKHCMASVFAPAPGQFATVLQDVTERKQAEALEQAKRSAEAANEAKSRFLANMSHEIRTPMNAIIGFSTLLLEEALTPEQRETVSMINTSGTNLLALINDILDLSKVEAGRMTIEEVDFSLHGLVANSTDLVRARCSKNGIVLVTDIAPDVPDAIRADQVKVRQILTNLLSNAAKFTEQGSITVRVRCRAALIELAVIDTGIGIAADKLDAVFQPFTQADASTTRRFGGTGLGLTLCRRFAELIGGTISVESTPGVGSTFTLTFPWAPVQSEVQTGQDASHTRPDLQCEGLRVLVAEDDVFNRRLITRLLENHGCTVLIAEDGRQAVEQARRRPDIILMDMHMPVMSGHEATSAIKTDPDLADLPIVALTASAMEVDRDQAMAAGCDGFASKPIEKMELFGEMRRVLAHRHVPAHAGGVGKVVATPAAQPAPRLAPSTSAPATQVEADEQFSGLLEELRGEYMDAFAGVLAEFDALAVQDDAAGLGGLGHRLKGSGASYGFPEISEIGARIEELGKAGDLDSIGPLIERLRAIQAHFESRRPPAGA; encoded by the coding sequence ATGCGGCGGTTCGTTCATAGCCTTGCATTCAAGATCAGCTTCGCCATCTTCATGATGGAGACGTTGGTCTTTGTTCTGCTGGGCTTCCACTACGTCGGCCACTACAGCCGCGAACTCGACACCCAGGTCCGCACCAAGATGCAGATCCCAGGCACGCTCATGGCGGAGCAGGCGCTCAACTACGACGCGGTGCGCGACCGGGCGGCGCTCGAACGTCTCGTTGGCGAGAACGTTGAGCAGGCCTTCGTCGTGCGGCCCGACGGCAGGCTGTTCTATGCCTCAGACCCGGCCCTCGAAGGCCGGTACGCAAGCGCCGTGCTCGGAGCCGAAACGGACTGGAAGACCGACGCCGCGACAGGCCAGACGCGGTGGTTCCGGCGCGACGGCAAGACCTACGTCTCGACGCTCACGCCGCTGCATTCGGGCGACAAGCTCATCGGCTACCTTTACCTCGAGGTGAACACGAGCCGCTCGGCGGCCGAGAAGCGGGCGACCGCCGTGTCCTTTGCGTTGAGCTCGGTCGTCTGTGTGGTGCTCACGACGCTGGCCGGGGTGTTTCTGGTGCACACGCTGACGGGCTGGCGCATCGGCCAGACCGTGCGCTGCCTGCGGCGCGTCGAGGCAGGCGACCTCGGAGCGCGACTCTCGTCCAAGACGTGGGCCGATGAGCTGGGGCAGTTGCAGCGAAGCATCAACGCCATGATCGCCGAGGTGGAGCGCCGCACGGACGAGATCCGGCATGCCGAGACCGCCGTGCGCGAGAGCCACGACAAACTCCAGACGCTGTTCAACGGCATGGAGGACTTCCTGTTCATTCTCGATGCGAGCGCGCGCATCGTGCAGGTCAACCCGGTTGTCGAAAAGCGCCTCGGCTACTCGGCCCGCGAACTCCAGGGCATGGACGTGCTCGATGTCCACCCGCCTGAACGCCGGGCCGAAAGCGCCGTCATCATTACCGATATGCTTGCCGGCACGCGCCAGACCTGCCCCGTGCCGCTCATGGCGAAGGACGGCACCCTTATCCCCGTCGAGACGCGCGTCTCCAAGGTTGGATGGGGCGAGCGCGAGATTCTCCTCGCCCTCTCGCGCGACATCACCGAGCGGCTCCGGGCCGAGGAGGCCCTGCGGCGGAGCGAGGAGCGGTTCCGCGGCATGTTTGCCGCCATGACCGAGGGCGTCGCCCTGCACGAGGTCGTCAGCGGTGATGATGGCAGCGCCGTCGACTACGTCGTGCTCGACATCAACCCGGCCTTCGAGACGCTCGCCGGCGTGACGCGTGCCCAAGTGCTCGGCAAGCGCGGCTCCGAGCTGTTCAGCTCGGGAGCGCCCCCGTTCCTCGATCTGTACCACCAGATGATAGCCACCCAGCGCTCCGTGTTTGTCGAGCAGTACATCGAGCCGCTGGGCAAGCACTGCATGGCCTCGGTGTTCGCTCCGGCGCCCGGCCAGTTTGCCACGGTGCTCCAGGACGTTACCGAGCGAAAGCAGGCCGAGGCGCTCGAGCAGGCCAAACGTTCGGCGGAAGCGGCCAACGAGGCCAAGAGCCGTTTCCTGGCCAATATGAGCCACGAGATCCGCACGCCGATGAACGCCATTATCGGGTTCTCGACGCTGCTGCTCGAAGAGGCGCTCACGCCCGAGCAACGCGAGACCGTCAGCATGATCAACACGAGCGGCACCAACCTGTTGGCGCTCATCAACGATATTCTCGACCTGTCCAAAGTCGAGGCTGGGCGCATGACGATCGAGGAGGTGGACTTCTCCCTCCACGGGCTTGTTGCCAACAGCACGGACCTGGTGCGCGCCCGCTGCTCCAAGAACGGGATCGTGCTTGTTACCGACATCGCTCCCGATGTGCCGGACGCCATCCGCGCCGACCAAGTCAAAGTCCGCCAGATCCTGACCAACCTGCTGTCGAACGCCGCGAAGTTCACCGAGCAGGGCTCGATCACTGTTCGCGTGCGGTGCCGCGCGGCGCTTATCGAGCTGGCCGTGATTGACACCGGCATCGGCATCGCCGCCGACAAGCTCGACGCGGTCTTCCAGCCGTTCACTCAGGCCGATGCGAGCACAACGCGCCGTTTCGGCGGCACCGGGCTTGGCCTGACATTGTGCAGGCGTTTCGCCGAGCTGATCGGCGGCACGATCAGCGTCGAGAGCACGCCGGGCGTCGGCTCGACCTTCACGCTGACCTTCCCGTGGGCGCCGGTTCAAAGCGAGGTGCAGACCGGGCAGGACGCGTCCCACACCCGGCCGGACCTGCAATGTGAGGGCTTGCGCGTGTTGGTGGCCGAGGACGACGTGTTCAACCGCCGTCTTATCACCCGGCTGCTGGAGAACCACGGCTGCACCGTACTCATCGCCGAAGACGGCCGCCAGGCCGTCGAGCAGGCGCGCCGGCGCCCCGACATCATTCTGATGGACATGCACATGCCCGTGATGAGCGGTCATGAGGCCACCAGCGCGATCAAGACCGATCCGGACTTGGCCGATCTGCCGATCGTGGCGCTGACGGCCTCGGCAATGGAAGTCGACCGCGATCAAGCTATGGCCGCCGGGTGCGACGGTTTCGCCTCCAAGCCCATCGAGAAGATGGAGCTCTTTGGCGAGATGAGGCGTGTGCTTGCGCACCGCCATGTGCCGGCGCATGCCGGCGGCGTCGGCAAGGTGGTCGCAACGCCTGCGGCGCAGCCCGCTCCGCGCCTCGCGCCGTCGACGTCGGCACCGGCCACCCAGGTCGAGGCCGATGAGCAGTTCAGCGGGCTCCTCGAGGAATTGCGCGGCGAATACATGGACGCCTTTGCCGGCGTGCTGGCCGAGTTCGACGCGCTCGCGGTGCAGGACGACGCGGCCGGACTCGGCGGGCTCGGCCACCGGCTCAAGGGCAGCGGCGCCTCGTACGGCTTCCCCGAGATCAGCGAGATCGGCGCCCGGATCGAGGAGCTTGGCAAGGCCGGCGATCTCGACTCCATCGGCCCGCTTATTGAGCGGCTCCGCGCCATTCAGGCCCATTTCGAGTCCAGGAGGCCTCCCGCCGGTGCATGA
- a CDS encoding extracellular solute-binding protein — protein sequence MNRTWIAVGTTVLVAGLALFLLWPSQRTTGPAGTPVLDGTGPSGPTMPTTASLNWMARWMGEHKRETFVRELAQEFGFLNPDLVLNFAFHQEAGLPNEKCVAAKIVEMIRSGNYEWDIVPVNTGQYRDVAALLDDPLWGQKYLVDFGEIDGFLATQKPCISEDPMYREAFGGTYVGPYIEGFYCMLWFNSEVARDLGLKIKQHGMTLEDLVGYVRAVHDYNATHGTSIAALYEAKDWRTTEYLFRHLFASAVGDYDELRQKTASEGKRASLLKTLQALEEIGRYQPLIGSYNDNVWFDTRGLVLDGQALFYVNGSWMYSHWMNLNETKTMKMVPAELPVLAPTDFYMGSYTPQFAVFKNAPNRDAAVRLLQFWCQPKVAEKWVRYTKAPTGLRGNLETSTAGTDQFEQFQARVNTTYGGRLYFSDDVGFILGEENKLLGHVVNEQVVRLLAGETTAQQAYDAVMAECK from the coding sequence ATGAATCGTACCTGGATTGCCGTGGGCACCACTGTGTTGGTCGCCGGCCTGGCGCTCTTCCTGCTCTGGCCGTCGCAGCGGACAACGGGCCCGGCGGGCACGCCGGTGCTTGACGGGACGGGCCCGAGCGGTCCGACGATGCCCACGACGGCGTCTCTGAATTGGATGGCCCGGTGGATGGGCGAGCACAAGCGCGAAACGTTCGTCCGTGAGCTCGCGCAAGAGTTCGGTTTTCTCAACCCGGACTTGGTCCTCAATTTTGCGTTCCATCAGGAAGCCGGACTGCCCAACGAGAAGTGCGTCGCCGCCAAGATCGTCGAGATGATTCGGAGCGGCAACTATGAGTGGGACATTGTGCCGGTCAACACCGGGCAGTACCGCGACGTGGCCGCGCTGCTTGACGACCCGTTGTGGGGCCAGAAGTACCTGGTGGATTTCGGGGAGATCGACGGCTTCCTGGCCACACAGAAGCCGTGCATCAGCGAGGATCCGATGTACCGCGAGGCCTTCGGCGGGACCTACGTCGGGCCGTACATCGAGGGGTTCTACTGCATGCTGTGGTTCAACAGCGAGGTGGCCAGAGATCTCGGCCTGAAGATCAAGCAGCATGGCATGACGTTGGAGGACCTCGTCGGCTACGTGCGCGCCGTACACGACTACAACGCGACGCACGGGACTTCAATCGCCGCACTCTACGAGGCCAAAGACTGGCGCACGACCGAGTACCTGTTCCGCCACCTGTTCGCCTCAGCCGTGGGCGACTACGACGAGCTGAGGCAGAAGACCGCTTCGGAGGGCAAGCGGGCCTCGTTGCTCAAGACGCTCCAGGCCCTCGAGGAGATCGGCCGGTACCAGCCGCTGATCGGCTCGTACAACGACAACGTGTGGTTCGACACGCGCGGGCTGGTGCTCGATGGCCAGGCGCTTTTCTATGTCAATGGCTCGTGGATGTATAGCCATTGGATGAACCTCAACGAGACCAAGACGATGAAGATGGTGCCGGCCGAACTGCCCGTGTTGGCGCCGACCGACTTCTACATGGGCAGCTACACGCCGCAGTTTGCCGTGTTCAAGAACGCGCCCAACCGCGACGCGGCCGTGCGGCTGCTTCAGTTCTGGTGCCAGCCGAAGGTGGCCGAGAAGTGGGTGCGCTACACCAAGGCACCCACGGGGCTGCGCGGCAACCTGGAAACCTCGACCGCGGGCACAGACCAGTTCGAGCAGTTTCAGGCTCGGGTCAACACGACCTATGGGGGCCGGCTGTATTTCAGCGATGACGTTGGCTTTATTCTCGGCGAGGAAAACAAGCTGCTCGGGCATGTGGTCAACGAGCAGGTCGTCCGCTTGCTCGCTGGCGAAACGACAGCCCAGCAGGCCTACGACGCGGTGATGGCCGAGTGCAAGTAG
- a CDS encoding response regulator, translating into MRGFSAMSIKTKLVLLLALIAAVSVFLSGATSMVNEVRVTRASMVRTLSTLAGVLGDNTAAALAFDDARAANETLASLRHEAVVVDACVYDGLGAPFATYHAGRTPGPVPPVGESGAWFRNKHLEVFSPIVLEGEQVGTVFLRAHLGEVRARIMQALYIMAAVVSSSLGASVLLGLALQRLIADPIMRLAKATQHISIDGDYSIRVASTSRDELGVLHEGFNSMVAQIQKRDAELEQHRAHLEELVHDRTRDLETKTREARAASEAKSQFLANMSHEIRTPMNAIIGFSTLLLEEELTPEQHETVEIIHTSGSNLLVLLNDILDLSKVEAGSMTIEEVDFDLSALVRNCVSLFRNRASAKGIALSVKLGESLPATVRSDEVKVRQTLNNLLSNAVKFTESGSILVHASRQGNAIKVDVRDSGIGIQADKIEHIFQPFTQADEGTTRRFGGTGLGLTLCRRYMALLGGTIRLESTPGEGSTFTMSFPFRPGTGLSAQPVSPSASLTFDGLRVLVAEDDEFNRRFIRRLLENHGCIPAFAATGAEAVALVADRPDLVLMDMHMPVMSGHDATRALKTDDRTAAIPIIALTASAMASDRKKALAVGCDGFVAKPVKTDELFSEMQRVLGVRGTTAVPRASSDSQAASGAAVEAGFDSLMAELRSEYMAAFAGVLAELDALIAQQDPAAVGGLGHRLKGNGASYGFPEISELGAQIEQLGRQAKLDPIAPLVERLREIHTAYNRARVPVAAPKEG; encoded by the coding sequence GTGCGCGGCTTCAGTGCCATGTCGATCAAGACGAAGCTGGTGCTGCTCCTGGCGCTGATTGCCGCCGTGTCGGTATTTCTCTCCGGGGCCACGTCTATGGTGAACGAGGTGCGTGTGACGCGCGCCTCGATGGTGCGCACACTCTCGACACTGGCCGGCGTGCTCGGCGACAACACGGCGGCGGCACTTGCCTTCGATGATGCGCGTGCGGCGAACGAGACCCTTGCCTCGCTCCGCCACGAGGCGGTTGTGGTCGATGCGTGCGTCTATGACGGTCTTGGCGCGCCGTTTGCCACGTACCATGCCGGGCGCACGCCGGGCCCCGTGCCGCCGGTGGGGGAGAGTGGCGCCTGGTTCCGCAACAAGCACCTCGAGGTGTTCAGCCCAATCGTGCTCGAGGGCGAGCAGGTCGGCACCGTGTTCTTGCGCGCCCACTTGGGCGAGGTGCGCGCGCGCATTATGCAGGCGCTGTACATCATGGCCGCCGTGGTGAGCAGCTCGCTGGGCGCCTCCGTCCTGCTCGGATTAGCGCTCCAGCGCCTCATCGCGGACCCGATCATGCGGCTTGCCAAGGCCACGCAGCACATCTCGATCGACGGGGACTACTCGATCCGAGTGGCGAGCACGAGCCGTGATGAGCTCGGCGTGCTCCACGAGGGATTCAACTCGATGGTGGCGCAGATCCAGAAACGCGATGCCGAGCTTGAGCAGCATCGCGCCCACCTCGAGGAATTGGTCCATGACCGCACACGCGACCTCGAGACCAAAACGCGCGAGGCGCGCGCCGCCTCCGAGGCCAAGAGCCAGTTCCTGGCCAACATGAGCCATGAGATCCGCACGCCGATGAACGCCATCATCGGCTTTTCGACCTTGCTGCTCGAGGAGGAACTGACGCCCGAGCAACACGAGACGGTCGAGATCATCCACACGAGCGGCAGCAATCTGCTCGTGCTTCTCAACGACATCCTCGACTTGTCCAAGGTGGAAGCCGGCAGCATGACCATCGAGGAAGTCGATTTCGACCTGAGCGCGCTCGTGCGTAACTGCGTGAGCCTGTTCCGCAATCGGGCCTCGGCCAAGGGGATCGCGCTCAGCGTCAAACTCGGAGAGAGCCTGCCGGCGACGGTTCGCTCCGACGAGGTGAAGGTGCGACAGACGCTGAACAACCTGTTGTCGAACGCGGTGAAGTTCACCGAGAGCGGCTCGATCCTCGTGCACGCCTCGCGGCAGGGCAACGCCATCAAGGTTGACGTCAGGGACAGCGGCATCGGCATCCAGGCCGACAAGATCGAACACATCTTCCAGCCCTTCACGCAGGCCGACGAGGGGACAACGCGCCGGTTTGGCGGAACCGGGCTCGGGCTGACGCTGTGCAGGCGCTACATGGCGCTGTTGGGCGGCACGATCCGCCTCGAGAGCACACCGGGTGAAGGGTCGACGTTCACCATGTCGTTCCCGTTCAGGCCGGGCACCGGCTTGTCCGCGCAGCCGGTATCCCCGTCGGCGTCGCTGACCTTCGACGGGCTACGCGTGCTCGTGGCCGAGGACGATGAGTTCAATCGCCGCTTCATACGTCGCCTGCTTGAGAATCATGGCTGTATCCCCGCCTTTGCCGCCACGGGCGCCGAGGCCGTCGCGCTGGTTGCCGATCGGCCCGACCTCGTGCTCATGGACATGCACATGCCGGTCATGAGCGGGCACGACGCGACGCGTGCCCTGAAAACCGATGACAGGACGGCCGCGATCCCCATCATCGCGCTCACGGCCTCGGCCATGGCAAGCGACCGCAAGAAGGCGCTTGCCGTCGGCTGCGACGGTTTCGTCGCCAAGCCCGTCAAGACCGACGAGTTGTTTTCCGAGATGCAGCGTGTGCTCGGGGTGCGCGGCACGACGGCCGTGCCGCGGGCGTCGTCCGACAGCCAGGCGGCATCGGGCGCGGCCGTGGAGGCGGGTTTCGACTCGCTTATGGCGGAGCTGCGTAGCGAGTACATGGCGGCGTTTGCCGGTGTGCTCGCCGAGCTCGACGCGCTCATCGCCCAACAGGATCCCGCCGCGGTCGGCGGACTTGGCCACCGGCTCAAGGGCAACGGCGCCTCGTACGGGTTCCCCGAGATCAGCGAGTTGGGCGCCCAGATCGAGCAGCTCGGCAGGCAGGCGAAGCTCGATCCGATCGCGCCGCTGGTCGAGCGGCTCCGCGAGATCCATACCGCATACAACCGGGCGCGGGTCCCTGTGGCCGCTCCCAAGGAGGGTTAG
- a CDS encoding YfiR family protein — translation MLRRTALMLCPTAAVAGLIALAAVFAMAGRAGASELVAREYQIKAAFLYKAALFVEWPATAVPETPDVFVIGVLGSDPFGTFLDEIAATKKVGDKRIIVRRFETLEAYTPCHILFVAVSEHSRIAGVIERLRDTPVLLVADTKGFAQAGGALGLVIEDNKVRLEVNPAAAERAGLKISSKLLRLARLVKATKED, via the coding sequence ATGCTGCGCAGAACGGCCTTGATGCTGTGTCCAACCGCCGCAGTCGCCGGCCTGATCGCGTTGGCGGCTGTGTTTGCCATGGCGGGGCGCGCCGGCGCGTCCGAGCTGGTGGCCCGCGAGTACCAGATCAAGGCAGCGTTTCTGTATAAGGCCGCCCTGTTCGTCGAATGGCCGGCAACCGCCGTACCCGAGACGCCCGACGTGTTCGTGATCGGCGTGCTCGGCTCCGATCCTTTCGGGACCTTCCTCGACGAGATTGCAGCGACCAAGAAGGTCGGCGACAAGCGGATCATCGTGCGCCGTTTCGAGACCCTCGAGGCCTACACGCCGTGCCACATCTTGTTTGTCGCAGTCTCCGAGCACAGCCGCATCGCCGGCGTGATCGAGAGACTACGAGACACGCCGGTGTTGCTCGTGGCCGACACCAAAGGGTTTGCCCAGGCGGGCGGAGCGCTCGGTCTGGTCATCGAAGACAACAAGGTGCGGCTCGAAGTCAACCCGGCGGCTGCCGAGCGCGCGGGGCTCAAGATCAGCTCGAAGCTGCTGCGGCTGGCGCGCCTTGTCAAGGCCACCAAGGAGGACTGA
- a CDS encoding YfiR family protein, producing the protein MNVTKDRGLRDPTRSAAAVIAVVLLWLCATIPVLASEGESAAREYEVKAAFLYNFATFVDWPEDAVPDAGDTFIIGVLGKDPFGPELDSIAASRTVRGKRIVVRRFATLDGYTPCHILFVAASEREHLPVVLKRLAGAAVLIVGDTGGFAEAGGMVNLVLEERKVRFEINQAAAERAGLRISSKLLRLARLVQGEAGGRGMILALTKLASARGPSSRWRQALWAGS; encoded by the coding sequence ATGAACGTGACGAAGGACAGAGGCCTTCGAGACCCGACGCGCAGTGCCGCGGCGGTCATCGCCGTGGTGCTGCTGTGGCTGTGCGCCACGATCCCGGTCCTCGCCAGCGAAGGCGAGAGCGCCGCGCGCGAGTACGAGGTCAAGGCGGCCTTTCTGTACAACTTCGCCACGTTCGTCGACTGGCCCGAGGACGCCGTGCCCGACGCGGGCGACACGTTCATCATCGGCGTGCTCGGCAAAGACCCCTTCGGGCCAGAGCTTGACTCGATCGCCGCGTCCAGGACCGTCCGGGGCAAGCGGATCGTCGTGCGGCGGTTCGCCACGCTCGACGGCTACACGCCGTGCCACATCCTGTTCGTCGCCGCGTCGGAGCGCGAGCATCTGCCGGTTGTGCTCAAGCGGCTTGCCGGTGCCGCTGTGCTCATCGTGGGCGACACCGGGGGGTTCGCCGAGGCGGGAGGCATGGTCAACCTCGTACTCGAGGAGAGGAAGGTCCGGTTCGAGATCAACCAGGCAGCCGCCGAGCGGGCCGGGCTCAGAATCAGCTCGAAACTCCTTCGGCTGGCCCGCCTTGTCCAGGGCGAGGCCGGGGGGCGCGGGATGATCCTCGCGCTGACCAAGCTGGCATCGGCCAGGGGCCCGTCGAGCCGTTGGCGGCAGGCCCTCTGGGCAGGGAGCTGA
- a CDS encoding TonB-dependent receptor: MRREVLCVLFAGVIAATAAPSAQAADSDAEGADFTDLSLEELMDVDVVVTASRHEQEVRQAPSSVTIVTAGDIRAYGYRTLGELLDGVRGFYVTYDRNYSYLGVRGFLRPGDYNTRVLLLVNGSRINENIYSAAYLGTAAIIDVDLIDRVEIVRGPSSSLYGTGALFAVVNVITRHGRDLQGAEASAEVASYDTLKGRFTYATRRENGLEVLLSGTLYDSAGPRLFFEEFDSPETNNGSTTDDDDASNQLFGLISYGDFSLQAAYARREKMIPTAPWETLFDAHGTFTVDAQGRLDLTWMHAYPSELEALARLSYGWYNYAGEYPWDASEAGDLSRILVNTDFVWGRWYGGEAQLSKPVSARHRLTVGAEVQNNYRQDQLNFDEVVYLDDQRSSVNWGVYAQDEWMLADALIVNAGVRHDHFETFGGSTNPRLALIYAAGARTTLKFLYGEAFRAPSVYELYYEDYAITQRRNAELGPETITTYEVVLEQVLSKALRLTVAGFRYELDDLINQVEDPDDGLLFFMNIDQAESHGVEFELERAWRSGARATASYSYQETTNSETGARLTNSPRHLAKFKLRAPLAGQRLSTGLEVRYTGTRLTLGGNEADDFVVANLTLVAAHLADGLSLSASIYNVFDTRYGHPGSEEHIQDIIDQDGRSFRLKLVYRF; encoded by the coding sequence ATGAGACGCGAAGTCCTCTGTGTGCTGTTCGCCGGCGTCATCGCTGCAACGGCGGCTCCTTCCGCCCAGGCGGCGGACAGCGACGCCGAGGGCGCCGACTTCACTGACCTGAGCCTCGAAGAGCTCATGGACGTTGACGTGGTGGTGACCGCCTCGCGCCACGAGCAGGAGGTGCGCCAGGCACCGTCGTCGGTGACAATCGTGACGGCCGGCGACATCCGCGCCTACGGCTACCGGACGCTGGGCGAGCTGCTCGACGGGGTGCGCGGCTTCTACGTCACCTACGATCGCAACTACAGCTACTTGGGCGTGCGGGGCTTCTTGCGGCCCGGCGACTACAACACACGTGTGTTGCTGCTCGTCAACGGCAGCCGTATCAACGAGAACATCTACAGCGCAGCCTACCTCGGCACGGCAGCCATTATCGACGTCGATCTGATCGACCGGGTCGAGATCGTGCGCGGGCCCTCATCGTCGCTCTATGGCACGGGTGCGTTGTTCGCCGTTGTCAATGTTATCACCAGGCACGGGCGCGATCTGCAAGGGGCCGAGGCGAGCGCTGAGGTGGCCAGCTACGATACGCTCAAGGGGCGGTTCACCTACGCGACGCGGCGTGAGAACGGCCTCGAGGTGCTGCTCTCGGGCACGCTCTACGACAGCGCGGGCCCGAGGTTGTTCTTCGAGGAATTCGACTCGCCTGAGACCAACAACGGCAGCACCACCGACGACGACGATGCCTCCAACCAGTTATTCGGGTTGATCTCGTACGGCGACTTTTCGCTCCAGGCGGCTTACGCCCGGCGGGAGAAGATGATCCCGACCGCGCCCTGGGAGACGCTGTTCGATGCGCATGGAACCTTCACGGTTGACGCGCAGGGCCGCCTCGACCTGACATGGATGCACGCCTATCCCAGCGAGCTCGAGGCGCTCGCCCGGCTCTCATACGGCTGGTACAACTACGCTGGCGAGTACCCCTGGGACGCTTCGGAGGCGGGGGATCTTTCGCGCATCCTGGTCAACACGGACTTCGTCTGGGGCCGCTGGTACGGCGGCGAGGCTCAGCTCAGCAAGCCGGTCTCGGCGCGCCACCGGCTCACCGTCGGCGCGGAGGTCCAGAACAACTACCGCCAGGATCAGCTCAACTTCGATGAAGTGGTCTATCTTGACGACCAGCGGAGCAGCGTCAACTGGGGCGTCTATGCGCAGGACGAGTGGATGCTCGCCGACGCGCTCATCGTCAACGCCGGCGTGCGCCACGACCATTTCGAGACCTTCGGCGGCAGCACCAATCCACGCTTGGCCCTCATCTATGCGGCGGGCGCTCGCACGACGCTCAAGTTTCTCTATGGCGAGGCGTTTCGTGCCCCGAGCGTCTACGAGCTGTACTACGAGGACTACGCCATCACCCAACGACGGAACGCCGAGCTGGGGCCGGAGACAATCACGACCTACGAGGTCGTTCTCGAACAGGTGCTCAGCAAGGCGCTGCGGCTCACGGTGGCCGGGTTCCGCTACGAACTCGACGATCTGATCAACCAGGTCGAGGACCCCGACGACGGGCTGCTCTTCTTCATGAACATCGATCAGGCCGAGTCGCATGGTGTCGAGTTCGAGCTCGAACGCGCTTGGCGCTCCGGCGCGCGCGCCACGGCGAGTTACAGTTATCAAGAGACGACCAACAGTGAAACCGGCGCGCGGCTGACCAACTCGCCCAGACACCTGGCGAAGTTCAAGCTACGGGCGCCTCTCGCCGGCCAACGGCTTTCCACCGGCCTCGAAGTCCGCTACACGGGTACGCGGCTGACGCTGGGGGGCAACGAGGCCGACGATTTCGTCGTGGCTAACCTCACCCTGGTGGCGGCGCACCTCGCCGACGGGCTGAGCCTCTCGGCAAGCATCTACAACGTGTTCGACACGCGCTATGGGCATCCAGGGTCGGAGGAGCACATCCAGGACATCATTGACCAGGATGGGCGCAGCTTTCGCCTGAAGCTGGTTTACCGCTTCTGA